From one Marinobacter sp. LV10MA510-1 genomic stretch:
- a CDS encoding SDR family oxidoreductase, producing MKLHDRVFLLLGGTGGIGKALVEPLVRAGSRVIVASRHPERIGHLEGVSPVRLDLAAVDLDQQLARLTEAYPEIDGVIHCAGQNRFAGLAKMSVEELDAQLNVNLRSAMLVARHFAPRFEKAGSGAMVFVGSTFGSIGFPGYTAYCATKFGLRGFTEALRRELADTAVQVVYVAPRATATDMNAEAVNELNRALGNSVDTPQAVATAILKAMENGDRRRFLGWPEKLFVVINGILPRIVDKAMLKQLPVIRRFLNAKVAS from the coding sequence ATGAAGCTGCATGATCGGGTTTTTCTGCTGTTGGGAGGAACCGGAGGTATTGGCAAGGCGCTGGTGGAGCCGCTGGTTCGGGCAGGCAGCCGTGTCATCGTAGCCTCCCGCCACCCGGAACGTATCGGCCATTTGGAAGGTGTATCGCCGGTGCGTCTGGACCTGGCGGCTGTCGATCTGGACCAACAGTTGGCGCGCCTGACGGAGGCCTACCCGGAGATCGACGGCGTGATCCATTGCGCCGGCCAGAATCGCTTTGCCGGGCTGGCGAAGATGTCGGTTGAAGAGCTTGATGCCCAGCTTAACGTGAACCTGCGTTCGGCCATGCTGGTGGCCAGGCATTTCGCCCCCAGATTCGAGAAGGCGGGCAGCGGCGCGATGGTGTTTGTGGGGTCGACCTTTGGCAGCATAGGCTTTCCCGGTTATACCGCCTATTGCGCCACCAAGTTTGGCCTGCGGGGGTTTACCGAAGCCTTGCGCCGTGAGTTGGCGGATACCGCTGTTCAGGTGGTGTACGTGGCGCCCAGAGCTACTGCCACCGACATGAATGCGGAAGCCGTAAACGAGTTGAATCGTGCCCTTGGTAACAGCGTGGATACGCCCCAAGCGGTGGCAACCGCCATTCTGAAAGCGATGGAAAATGGCGATCGCCGCCGGTTCCTTGGCTGGCCCGAGAAATTGTTTGTGGTGATTAACGGGATACTGCCGCGCATTGTTGATAAAGCGATGCTCAAGCAGCTGCCGGTGATTCGGCGTTTTCTTAATGCAAAGGTTGCGTCATGA
- a CDS encoding AMP-binding protein, with amino-acid sequence MAALPELLKRQVMAHPSRIALRGPEAEFSYQQMMQAAEVVAEQLSARGVKRAGVCGDNTIAWVLADLACLLAGAVSVPVPVFFSESQTAHLIERAGLDSLLFSEEVGGSEPLCHGVWLQPLPVVAAPPIPKDTAKITFTSGSTGTPKGVCLSVAQMTATTLALKERLSGVELQTHLCILPLATLLENIAGVYLPLLMGATVMVEPLAQLGMTGSSGLNLGKLVAGINQHQPQSLISVPELAMALVSAAERGQLNSRSLRFMAVGGGRVSAELLARGRAAGLPLYEGYGLSECSSVVALNVPASECEGSVGKPLSHIDIKVDSDGHILVRGNTHLGYLGDDPEQDEWLDTGDLGALSSDGFLTVNGRSKNLLITSFGRNISPEWLESELVQGLGIRQAVVFGDGEPQPMALITVTDGRSPDHLAGTLRQINQRLPDYARLATVYIRRQPLSQSEGHITANGRPVRLTIQAHLPTLLAKAFPLSMSTSLANQAGEFHMAFFDRLQQETAQARAHVSGAPVVKAIGEGCFSLESYTWFLTQAFHHVKHTVPLMMACGAKLPSRMEFVRKALVEYIDEEYGHDEWILNDLDACNADKEAIRTGKPDVSIELMVAYLYDQINRGNPAAFFGMVQVLEGTSVELATPLAEQIQKLLGLPNQAFSYLYSHGALDQDHFEFFRNLMDGITDPADQQAIIDSARVVYRLYGDMLHSIPLPVTRKEKQHEAA; translated from the coding sequence ATGGCCGCCTTGCCTGAACTGCTCAAACGTCAGGTAATGGCGCACCCGTCACGTATTGCCTTGCGTGGGCCGGAGGCCGAGTTCAGCTATCAGCAGATGATGCAGGCGGCAGAAGTGGTGGCCGAACAGCTGAGCGCACGGGGTGTAAAGCGTGCCGGTGTGTGCGGCGACAACACCATTGCCTGGGTACTGGCCGATCTTGCCTGCCTGTTGGCCGGCGCGGTTTCCGTGCCTGTACCTGTGTTCTTCTCTGAATCCCAGACCGCTCACCTGATTGAACGGGCGGGCCTGGACAGTTTGCTGTTCAGCGAAGAGGTGGGCGGCAGCGAGCCCCTGTGCCACGGCGTCTGGCTGCAACCGCTGCCGGTTGTTGCAGCGCCGCCGATACCTAAAGACACGGCGAAAATCACCTTCACTTCCGGCAGTACCGGCACCCCCAAAGGTGTGTGCCTGTCGGTGGCGCAGATGACCGCAACGACTTTGGCCCTGAAAGAACGGCTGTCGGGTGTCGAATTACAAACGCATTTGTGCATTCTGCCCTTGGCGACCCTTTTGGAGAATATTGCCGGTGTTTACCTGCCGTTGCTTATGGGCGCTACGGTCATGGTGGAGCCGTTGGCGCAGTTGGGCATGACCGGCAGCAGCGGCTTGAACCTGGGCAAGCTGGTTGCGGGAATCAATCAACACCAACCCCAATCGCTGATTTCGGTGCCAGAGCTGGCGATGGCGCTGGTCAGTGCCGCCGAACGGGGGCAGCTGAACAGCCGCTCATTGCGTTTTATGGCCGTTGGCGGTGGCCGGGTATCTGCCGAGTTGCTGGCCCGTGGCCGCGCTGCTGGCCTGCCACTGTACGAAGGTTATGGCTTGTCGGAGTGTAGCTCTGTGGTGGCGTTGAACGTGCCGGCTTCCGAGTGCGAGGGCAGCGTAGGTAAACCCCTGTCGCATATCGATATCAAGGTGGATTCTGACGGCCACATTCTGGTTCGCGGTAACACCCATCTGGGCTATTTGGGCGACGATCCAGAGCAGGACGAGTGGCTGGATACCGGCGACCTGGGCGCGCTCAGCTCGGATGGTTTTTTGACGGTCAATGGCCGTTCGAAGAATCTGCTGATCACCAGCTTCGGCCGTAATATCAGCCCGGAGTGGCTGGAAAGTGAGCTTGTTCAGGGCCTGGGCATTCGCCAGGCCGTAGTGTTCGGCGATGGTGAGCCCCAGCCAATGGCACTGATAACGGTGACAGACGGGCGCTCGCCAGACCACCTTGCCGGCACATTGCGGCAAATCAATCAACGCCTACCGGATTACGCCCGCCTGGCCACGGTGTATATCCGCCGCCAGCCCCTGAGCCAGTCCGAAGGTCACATCACCGCAAATGGCCGCCCGGTGCGGTTAACCATTCAGGCCCATCTGCCGACCCTGTTGGCAAAAGCCTTTCCTTTATCTATGTCGACATCGTTAGCCAACCAGGCAGGAGAATTCCACATGGCATTTTTTGACAGATTGCAGCAGGAAACCGCACAGGCAAGGGCCCACGTTAGCGGCGCACCGGTTGTGAAAGCGATTGGCGAAGGCTGTTTCAGCCTGGAGTCCTATACCTGGTTTCTGACCCAGGCCTTTCACCATGTTAAGCACACGGTGCCGTTAATGATGGCTTGTGGCGCAAAACTGCCCTCGCGGATGGAGTTCGTTCGCAAGGCGCTGGTTGAATACATTGACGAGGAGTACGGCCACGACGAGTGGATACTGAATGATCTGGACGCCTGCAACGCCGACAAGGAAGCGATTCGCACGGGCAAGCCGGATGTGTCCATAGAGCTTATGGTGGCGTACCTGTACGACCAGATTAACCGGGGCAATCCGGCGGCGTTCTTTGGCATGGTTCAAGTGCTTGAAGGCACCTCAGTAGAGCTGGCCACGCCGCTGGCCGAGCAGATTCAGAAACTCCTTGGGCTTCCGAATCAGGCGTTCAGTTATCTGTACTCCCACGGCGCTCTCGATCAGGACCACTTCGAGTTTTTCCGCAACCTGATGGACGGCATTACCGACCCGGCCGATCAGCAGGCCATTATTGATTCTGCACGCGTGGTATACCGGCTCTACGGCGATATGTTGCACAGCATTCCGCTGCCGGTCACGCGCAAGGAGAAACAGCATGAAGCTGCATGA
- a CDS encoding thermostable hemolysin, with protein MSDPLTMSIHCPPDSPELVPALRCAGRWLSEITPDTVLAATVAEFIRRRFLQAYGAEPSLRIPLLLALTSAQGTLLAAVGVRSAARERLFLEDYLSVPVESVMPLAGIARSKIAEIAHLAGVEAGVSRHLFASLTVWLQGAGYDWVVCTGTDQLRNSFHRMGIATQVLANANPASLPDGGAGWGRYYDHQPVVMAIKVADSLAALQQVGMLRRIQPALSDIGSDGSYSSDGSDSLQQEDAYGRLA; from the coding sequence ATGAGCGACCCACTTACAATGTCCATACACTGCCCACCGGATTCGCCGGAGCTGGTTCCGGCCCTTCGTTGCGCCGGGCGCTGGTTGAGCGAGATTACACCCGATACCGTACTGGCGGCTACGGTTGCAGAATTTATCCGGCGGCGGTTTTTGCAGGCCTATGGGGCCGAACCTTCGTTGCGGATACCGCTATTGCTGGCGTTGACCTCGGCTCAAGGCACGCTGCTGGCCGCAGTGGGTGTTCGGAGCGCGGCCCGGGAACGTTTATTTCTTGAAGACTACCTGTCTGTACCGGTCGAATCGGTTATGCCGTTGGCGGGTATTGCGCGCAGCAAAATTGCAGAGATTGCCCACCTGGCCGGTGTAGAAGCCGGTGTCAGCAGACACTTGTTTGCCTCATTGACAGTGTGGCTGCAGGGCGCGGGTTATGACTGGGTGGTGTGTACCGGCACCGATCAGCTGCGTAACAGTTTTCACCGAATGGGGATTGCCACCCAGGTGCTGGCCAATGCGAACCCGGCGAGTTTGCCCGATGGTGGCGCCGGTTGGGGCCGCTATTACGATCATCAACCCGTGGTGATGGCCATCAAAGTGGCCGATAGCCTCGCTGCTTTGCAGCAGGTGGGCATGTTACGGCGAATTCAGCCGGCGTTATCAGACATCGGTTCAGACGGTTCTTACAGCTCAGACGGTTCTGACAGCTTGCAGCAGGAGGATGCTTATGGCCGCCTTGCCTGA
- a CDS encoding response regulator transcription factor encodes MRILLVEDDHLLGSTMLDMLRADQHTVDWLDDGQQALNALVDEHFDLAILDLTLPRVDGLDIVRHTRQQGNQLPIIILTARAELEEKLQGLDAGADDYLTKPFAMAELKARIRAVTRRRSATNRDELIVGQLTLDPASAQLTCGKDTATLPRSEFQILQYMMRHPDQVATRRRLEEQLYGWEPGAESNALEVHIHHLRRRVGKATIRTIRGVGYLLDSQAASGVPECL; translated from the coding sequence ATGCGCATACTACTGGTAGAAGACGACCACCTTTTGGGCAGCACCATGCTGGACATGCTGAGGGCAGACCAGCACACCGTAGACTGGCTGGACGATGGCCAGCAGGCGTTGAATGCCCTGGTGGATGAGCATTTTGACCTGGCCATACTGGATTTAACCCTGCCCAGGGTAGACGGCCTTGATATCGTTCGACATACCCGGCAACAGGGCAATCAGCTGCCCATTATCATTCTGACCGCCAGGGCTGAACTTGAGGAAAAACTGCAGGGCCTGGATGCAGGCGCAGACGATTACCTGACCAAACCCTTTGCCATGGCCGAGCTCAAGGCCCGAATTCGGGCCGTTACTCGCCGCAGATCAGCCACAAACCGGGACGAACTGATTGTGGGCCAGCTAACACTGGACCCGGCTTCGGCCCAGCTAACCTGCGGCAAAGACACCGCAACCCTGCCGCGCAGCGAGTTTCAAATTCTTCAATACATGATGCGTCACCCTGATCAGGTTGCCACCCGCAGGCGCTTGGAAGAGCAGCTCTATGGCTGGGAACCGGGCGCAGAGAGCAATGCCTTGGAAGTGCACATTCACCATCTGCGGCGTCGGGTAGGCAAGGCCACCATCAGAACGATCCGCGGCGTCGGGTATTTGCTGGACAGCCAGGCAGCCTCCGGAGTGCCGGAATGTCTCTGA
- a CDS encoding ATP-binding protein, whose translation MSLTRTLTLLVTSTVLLIALIAAAWSYVESNHELEELFDAELAQSTRIVQGLVRHLADTRSMEQLPQTLRETLTLSIAEDLDPEADGDEILPGGAGHKYEKKLAFEVWTPDRVPLLDTLNADDAGVLAPGYSWTESQGYRWRVFTLKDAATGFWIRTAQREEIREELSQELALGNVLPLLLALPLLLLAASAAIRIGLRPLLRLERPIRNMAPERIHPLDDRQAPKEVSGLVQAVNSMLKRLNQALERERRFSADAAHELRTPLAALRLNLEKACDSNPQQFNTLIQSVDRMTHLVEQMLLLNRVDSGADFSPQYHNLSEILEQSIADVAPLALKKNIEPVLQDDAGEALVCCHDALLNTLMRSLLANAIQYSPQHTVLETRLVPSADGYHITVCDQGPGIATADRERALSRFVRLDQRIGGGAGLGLAIARRIAELHGGQLILNARPDGQSGLCVSLWLPARTALCNSTE comes from the coding sequence ATGTCTCTGACTCGCACCCTCACGCTGTTGGTTACCTCAACGGTACTGTTGATTGCTCTGATCGCCGCCGCCTGGAGTTACGTTGAAAGCAATCACGAGCTGGAGGAGCTTTTTGATGCCGAACTGGCGCAAAGCACGCGCATTGTGCAGGGGCTGGTTCGCCACCTGGCAGACACCCGGTCGATGGAGCAGCTACCGCAAACCCTGCGCGAAACACTGACGCTGTCTATTGCTGAAGACCTTGACCCGGAAGCAGACGGTGACGAAATACTGCCCGGTGGTGCAGGGCACAAGTACGAGAAGAAACTGGCCTTTGAAGTCTGGACGCCCGACCGCGTGCCCCTGTTGGATACGCTCAACGCCGATGACGCCGGGGTTTTGGCCCCGGGCTACTCGTGGACCGAATCCCAGGGCTATCGCTGGCGGGTGTTCACACTGAAAGACGCGGCCACGGGCTTTTGGATCCGCACCGCCCAGCGCGAAGAAATTCGTGAGGAGCTGAGCCAGGAACTGGCCCTGGGTAACGTTCTGCCCTTACTCCTCGCGTTGCCGTTACTGCTGTTGGCTGCCAGCGCCGCCATTCGAATCGGTCTTCGCCCCCTGCTAAGGCTGGAGCGCCCTATCCGCAATATGGCGCCGGAACGGATTCACCCCCTTGATGACCGGCAGGCGCCGAAGGAAGTTTCAGGGCTGGTACAAGCTGTGAACAGTATGCTGAAGCGGCTAAACCAGGCTCTGGAACGGGAAAGACGCTTTTCAGCCGATGCCGCCCATGAACTGCGGACACCGTTGGCAGCCTTGCGACTGAATCTTGAAAAAGCCTGTGACAGCAATCCGCAGCAATTCAACACCCTGATCCAGTCTGTTGACCGAATGACTCATTTAGTAGAGCAGATGCTGTTACTGAACCGGGTCGACTCGGGGGCCGATTTTTCACCGCAGTACCATAATCTGTCTGAGATACTCGAGCAGAGTATTGCCGATGTGGCACCGCTGGCGCTAAAAAAGAATATTGAACCTGTATTACAGGACGATGCGGGCGAAGCCCTGGTGTGTTGCCATGACGCCCTGCTCAACACGTTGATGCGATCCCTGCTGGCCAACGCGATTCAATACAGCCCGCAGCACACGGTGCTGGAAACCCGTCTGGTACCCTCCGCAGACGGCTATCACATCACCGTTTGCGATCAGGGCCCTGGCATTGCGACTGCGGACCGGGAACGGGCGCTTAGCCGTTTCGTGCGGCTTGACCAAAGGATTGGTGGCGGCGCGGGGTTGGGATTGGCCATTGCGCGGCGAATTGCGGAACTCCACGGCGGACAACTCATCCTGAACGCACGACCCGATGGCCAGTCCGGGCTCTGTGTCAGCCTTTGGCTGCCAGCGCGCACGGCGCTTTGCAATAGTACAGAATAG
- the bluB gene encoding 5,6-dimethylbenzimidazole synthase, giving the protein MSDPNRPFTDEERAGLYRAIFERRDVRSQFLPDPIPRPVLARLLKAAHHAPSVGFMQPWDFILIDSLDVRQKVLASYHEENAKAADNYSGERQDTYRSLKLQGIVESPLNLCITCGRSRGGTHVLGRSSIVEMDLFSTCLAVQNLWLAARAEGIGVGWVSIVDQTTLAGILNLPDNVYPLAYLCLGYVSEFLDQPELQAKGWRSRLPLTELMHSNRWGQPLDDETLLNALKS; this is encoded by the coding sequence ATGAGTGATCCCAATCGGCCTTTCACGGACGAAGAACGCGCTGGCCTGTATCGCGCTATTTTTGAGCGCCGCGACGTCCGTTCCCAGTTTTTGCCAGACCCCATCCCCCGGCCGGTACTGGCCCGGCTGTTGAAAGCTGCGCACCATGCGCCGTCGGTGGGGTTTATGCAGCCCTGGGATTTTATTCTGATCGACAGCCTGGACGTGCGCCAGAAGGTGTTGGCCAGCTACCACGAAGAAAACGCCAAAGCCGCGGACAATTATAGTGGAGAGCGACAGGACACCTATCGCAGCCTGAAGTTGCAGGGCATTGTCGAAAGCCCTTTAAACCTCTGCATTACCTGCGGTCGCAGCCGTGGCGGCACCCATGTACTGGGGCGCAGTTCCATTGTAGAGATGGATTTGTTTAGCACGTGCCTGGCGGTACAGAACTTATGGCTGGCGGCGCGGGCAGAAGGCATCGGTGTAGGCTGGGTGAGCATTGTTGATCAAACCACACTTGCAGGCATTCTGAACCTGCCGGATAACGTGTATCCGCTGGCTTATTTGTGCCTTGGCTACGTCAGCGAGTTTCTGGATCAGCCCGAGCTTCAGGCAAAAGGCTGGCGTTCGCGCCTGCCCCTGACCGAACTGATGCACAGCAATCGCTGGGGGCAGCCGCTGGACGATGAAACGCTCTTGAATGCGTTGAAATCTTAA
- a CDS encoding proton-conducting transporter membrane subunit: MVDVKMIEPLFLILVPLLYFIGPVTSSMKIPLNSSPGSLLKSPLICNLAFVAALAGAMSGWLLPGSVSWLNLAPLARFSMRYLAGDPGQRRFIVWLQIILGAVSLIVTTNHLLVFLASWIVISISLHQLLMFFPDRPRAALAAHKKFIFARLAELCLVLGFALLYFQYNTLFIDQILAAAAGADAIPAAAQFAAVLMAVAALLKCAQLPFHGWRTRWSNT, encoded by the coding sequence ATGGTCGATGTTAAGATGATCGAACCGTTGTTTTTGATTCTGGTACCGCTGCTCTACTTTATTGGACCGGTCACCAGCTCAATGAAAATACCCCTTAACAGCTCCCCTGGGAGCCTCCTTAAAAGCCCCTTGATTTGCAATCTTGCCTTTGTCGCAGCCTTGGCAGGTGCCATGAGCGGCTGGCTTTTGCCGGGGTCCGTGAGCTGGCTGAATCTGGCGCCGCTGGCCCGGTTCTCCATGAGGTATCTTGCGGGTGATCCGGGGCAGAGGCGTTTTATAGTCTGGTTACAGATCATACTGGGAGCAGTTTCTCTGATCGTTACAACCAATCACCTGCTGGTTTTTCTCGCCAGTTGGATTGTGATCAGCATCAGTCTTCACCAGCTGCTGATGTTCTTCCCGGACAGGCCCAGGGCCGCCTTGGCGGCTCATAAAAAGTTCATTTTTGCGAGACTCGCGGAGCTTTGCCTCGTGCTCGGGTTTGCGTTGCTGTATTTCCAGTACAACACCCTCTTTATCGACCAGATTCTTGCCGCTGCAGCAGGGGCCGATGCTATTCCGGCTGCGGCGCAGTTTGCAGCGGTTCTGATGGCCGTTGCGGCGCTGCTCAAGTGCGCTCAGTTGCCGTTTCATGGCTGGCGGACCAGGTGGAGCAACACCTGA
- a CDS encoding F0F1 ATP synthase subunit gamma, which yields MLPLEPALLQSTKRWNSRALPDYTVAADALLSSLIRSHIFASVFRASAEAMVTENAARLALMQQAEQSVDERIDVVTGDLRSVRQTEITNELMDVIIGFEALKKKQRTLKIM from the coding sequence TTGCTGCCACTGGAACCGGCACTGTTACAAAGCACCAAGCGCTGGAACTCCCGGGCGCTGCCGGATTACACCGTGGCCGCCGACGCCCTGCTGTCGTCGCTGATTCGCAGCCACATCTTTGCCAGTGTATTTCGCGCCTCGGCCGAAGCCATGGTGACTGAAAACGCTGCGCGCCTGGCGCTGATGCAACAGGCCGAGCAGTCGGTGGATGAGCGTATTGACGTTGTAACGGGAGATTTGCGCTCGGTACGGCAGACCGAGATCACCAACGAATTGATGGACGTGATTATTGGTTTTGAGGCACTGAAGAAGAAACAACGCACTCTAAAAATAATGTAG
- a CDS encoding transglycosylase SLT domain-containing protein, with the protein MLKKWMICLAIFSLSGTAVADDSAEFEAFLQQQDTEFDIFQTQRQQEFETFVKRWQEAEQAYREKVASQWDDPELSGKTRLVQYSDDLKQRTVVDYEANTITVELNQDQADTDIQQVVAQQLNQLGNATVAETASQDPVLINARVAIDSRSQNQVPHRKLVPGLAGTEQQALRNVKITRDGGKVKATVQMTGRNTQEKIEEILPVVQQNAKKWGVPPALILAIVHTESSFNPLARSHIPAFGLMQIVPVSAGKDVSKELYGSQRLLSPDYLYDPEKNIQAGSVYLYLLLNRYFKNVVQGESRFYMAVSAYNTGPGNVARAMSNTTRLSAASNAANQLSPTEVYQRLQQNLPAQETRNYLTKVTKRYAQYQTHLESQP; encoded by the coding sequence ATGCTGAAAAAGTGGATGATTTGTCTAGCTATTTTTAGCCTGAGCGGCACCGCCGTTGCCGATGATAGCGCAGAATTCGAAGCGTTTTTGCAGCAGCAGGATACAGAATTCGATATATTCCAAACTCAACGCCAACAGGAATTCGAGACTTTTGTAAAACGCTGGCAAGAAGCCGAACAGGCCTACCGCGAAAAAGTCGCCAGCCAATGGGATGACCCGGAACTGAGCGGCAAAACCCGGCTAGTGCAGTACTCGGACGACTTGAAGCAGCGCACCGTGGTGGATTATGAAGCAAATACCATCACTGTGGAATTGAATCAGGACCAGGCCGACACCGATATTCAGCAGGTAGTTGCGCAACAACTGAACCAACTGGGTAACGCCACTGTTGCTGAAACGGCCAGCCAAGACCCAGTGCTGATCAATGCCCGTGTTGCCATCGACTCTCGCAGCCAGAACCAGGTGCCTCACCGAAAGCTTGTGCCCGGGCTTGCCGGAACCGAACAACAAGCCCTGCGTAACGTGAAAATTACCCGCGACGGAGGCAAGGTAAAAGCAACGGTACAGATGACTGGCCGCAACACCCAGGAGAAGATTGAAGAAATCTTGCCCGTAGTGCAGCAAAACGCCAAGAAATGGGGTGTACCACCTGCGCTGATCCTCGCCATCGTACACACAGAGTCTAGTTTCAATCCTTTGGCGCGATCGCACATTCCCGCCTTTGGCCTGATGCAGATTGTCCCTGTTTCGGCTGGCAAAGATGTTTCCAAGGAACTCTATGGCAGCCAGCGGTTGCTCTCGCCAGATTACCTTTACGACCCCGAAAAAAATATACAAGCCGGCAGCGTTTACCTGTATTTGCTGTTGAACCGGTACTTCAAAAATGTGGTGCAGGGTGAAAGCCGCTTTTATATGGCGGTCTCTGCCTACAATACGGGCCCCGGCAACGTAGCCAGGGCCATGAGCAATACAACCCGACTGTCCGCCGCAAGCAACGCCGCAAATCAGTTAAGCCCAACCGAGGTTTACCAGCGCCTACAGCAGAACCTGCCAGCGCAAGAAACCCGAAACTATCTCACCAAAGTGACCAAGCGTTACGCCCAATATCAAACACACCTGGAGTCACAACCATGA